From one Novosphingobium sp. genomic stretch:
- a CDS encoding alginate export family protein has translation MKRLALRRGTSLGAGIFALIAGSTGAAAQTANEATVESKPAKIAKSKHAPGAAEAVIAPPLNLPHPVHAPTSVLPSTLAFQPLPYDETYTQYADPTMRTTTWAKLKHIPLWTDGFLTVGGDARLRTETRDHLNFGRGAEDRGLDIQYRVRLWADLHWTDYLRTFTEIEATDTHGANVTPNAVDANTAELHQAFAEISLPTDGSGGRFIARAGRQEISFGKARLFDARNAPNTRRSFDAARTQWQNGQWRVGLLGGLAVQDKLGSFNDSTNYDFSFIAAHAARKLNPLLKNAELEILYIHSDRKGAAVPLFDARRDTLSARLAGRQGKLDYDIELIGQHGETAAGQTIKAWLYGMDTAYQLPGAWKPRVGFRTDIGSGDRHPGNGTSGTYDFLWSRGQTFTAEFGYSNLIQAGPSFGMKPSKKLTMEVTASGLWRATNQDNLYAMTGAILRRANESSAHYVGLRNTARLDYQCNRYVVTGLYINRVQAGRFLHETGDGKNLLYTSVYISSRF, from the coding sequence ATGAAGCGATTGGCATTGCGCCGGGGCACCAGCCTCGGTGCCGGGATTTTTGCGCTCATCGCCGGGTCAACTGGAGCGGCTGCCCAAACCGCGAACGAAGCCACAGTCGAAAGCAAGCCAGCCAAGATAGCGAAATCGAAGCACGCGCCTGGTGCTGCCGAGGCCGTCATTGCCCCACCGCTTAATCTGCCACATCCGGTGCACGCGCCGACCAGCGTTCTCCCGTCTACGCTCGCCTTCCAGCCGCTGCCCTATGACGAGACCTACACCCAGTACGCCGACCCTACCATGCGCACGACCACCTGGGCCAAACTCAAGCACATCCCGCTGTGGACCGATGGTTTTCTCACCGTTGGAGGTGACGCGCGCCTGCGCACCGAGACACGCGACCACCTCAACTTCGGGCGCGGGGCTGAAGATCGTGGCCTGGATATCCAATACCGAGTACGGCTCTGGGCCGATCTCCACTGGACCGATTATCTGAGAACCTTCACCGAGATCGAAGCGACCGACACGCATGGGGCCAACGTCACGCCCAATGCCGTCGATGCGAACACCGCAGAATTGCATCAGGCTTTCGCTGAAATCAGTCTGCCCACCGATGGATCTGGCGGTCGCTTCATCGCTCGCGCGGGGCGTCAGGAAATTTCTTTCGGCAAGGCACGCCTGTTCGATGCACGTAACGCTCCAAACACGCGCCGCTCCTTCGACGCCGCCCGCACTCAGTGGCAAAATGGCCAATGGCGTGTAGGTTTACTGGGCGGGTTGGCCGTGCAGGACAAGCTGGGCTCGTTCAACGACAGCACCAATTACGACTTTTCATTCATTGCCGCTCATGCGGCGCGCAAACTCAACCCACTGCTCAAAAATGCCGAGTTGGAGATCCTTTATATCCACTCAGACCGAAAAGGTGCGGCTGTGCCCTTGTTCGACGCCCGCCGCGACACATTGTCAGCGCGGTTAGCAGGCCGGCAAGGCAAACTGGATTATGATATAGAGCTTATCGGCCAACATGGCGAGACGGCTGCGGGGCAGACCATCAAGGCATGGCTCTACGGTATGGACACCGCCTATCAGCTCCCGGGCGCCTGGAAGCCCAGAGTCGGTTTTCGAACAGACATCGGATCAGGAGATCGCCATCCGGGTAACGGCACCTCGGGCACGTACGACTTCCTCTGGTCGAGAGGTCAAACCTTCACAGCAGAGTTCGGCTACTCGAACCTGATCCAAGCAGGCCCTTCTTTTGGCATGAAGCCATCCAAAAAGCTGACCATGGAAGTGACGGCATCTGGGCTTTGGCGGGCCACCAATCAGGATAACCTCTACGCCATGACTGGCGCGATCCTGCGGAGAGCCAACGAAAGCTCGGCGCATTATGTGGGCCTGCGCAACACGGCCCGACTGGATTATCAGTGCAACCGGTATGTGGTTACCGGCCTGTACATCAATCGAGTTCAGGCGGGTAGGTTTTTGCACGAGACTGGAGATGGGAAAAATCTCCTTTACACATCGGTCTATATTTCATCACGCTTTTGA
- a CDS encoding MFS transporter — MSQPLSIGEVIDGGPWSFLQRFVVLLAALSIVLDGFDGQLIGFAIPVLIKEWGVTKADFAPVVAMGLVGMAVGSGIAGFIADRYGRRIAILGSVICFGIATLAIGLSPNIWTIAILRFCAGLGIGGALPASTTLAGEFTPQRYRTMAITGTIVCVPLGGTLAGLFASQILPAFGWRMLFYAGGAIPLVLSLILVAALPESPRWLARKQPKWPTLVALLHRMGRDVSEHATFAQAPDEVVKTGRGVKALFTDGRALSTIALWAGFFLTLLAVYLAFSWLPTMLTSEGLSVVVAGRGLTAYNLGGVFGALACAVAINRFGSRWPLAFCCAGAAISAFYLRGLNIAGDTSLFVIGLGVHGLFVNAVQSTMYAVAGNMYPTDVRASGTAAGLVVGRLGAILSAFAGAIVIARGGADGYLGLLAFAMTGAMVAILLLKNHIPRATTTTRR, encoded by the coding sequence GTGAGCCAACCTCTGAGCATTGGTGAGGTTATCGATGGTGGCCCCTGGAGTTTTCTCCAGCGCTTCGTGGTGCTGCTAGCGGCCCTTTCCATTGTCCTCGATGGGTTTGACGGCCAACTAATTGGCTTTGCCATTCCAGTTCTCATAAAGGAATGGGGTGTCACCAAAGCTGATTTTGCACCGGTCGTGGCCATGGGGTTGGTCGGCATGGCAGTCGGCAGCGGAATCGCTGGCTTTATCGCTGACCGCTATGGTCGTCGAATCGCCATCCTAGGGTCGGTGATCTGCTTCGGCATTGCAACGCTCGCGATCGGCCTGTCGCCCAACATCTGGACGATCGCTATCCTGCGGTTCTGCGCGGGCCTTGGTATTGGAGGCGCACTGCCCGCCTCGACGACGCTGGCTGGCGAATTTACCCCGCAGCGCTATCGCACCATGGCGATCACCGGCACGATCGTCTGCGTACCTCTCGGCGGCACGCTTGCCGGCCTGTTCGCATCGCAGATCTTGCCCGCATTCGGTTGGCGCATGCTGTTTTACGCGGGAGGCGCCATTCCCCTGGTGCTATCGCTCATATTGGTCGCCGCACTGCCAGAATCGCCGCGCTGGCTAGCGCGCAAGCAACCCAAGTGGCCCACGCTGGTCGCCCTGCTCCACCGTATGGGCCGTGACGTCTCTGAACATGCGACATTCGCGCAAGCTCCCGATGAGGTCGTGAAAACCGGGCGCGGTGTCAAAGCGCTCTTCACGGACGGCCGGGCGTTGAGCACGATCGCCTTGTGGGCTGGATTTTTCCTCACCCTGCTCGCGGTCTATCTCGCCTTCAGCTGGCTTCCTACCATGCTGACCAGCGAAGGACTGAGCGTGGTCGTCGCCGGGCGCGGCCTCACCGCTTACAATCTTGGCGGGGTGTTTGGCGCACTGGCCTGTGCGGTTGCAATCAATCGCTTCGGTTCGCGCTGGCCGCTCGCCTTCTGCTGCGCAGGAGCAGCAATCAGCGCCTTCTATCTACGCGGCCTCAACATCGCCGGAGATACCAGCCTATTCGTGATTGGACTTGGTGTGCACGGCCTGTTCGTGAATGCGGTTCAGTCCACCATGTATGCGGTCGCCGGCAACATGTATCCCACAGACGTGCGTGCATCCGGCACAGCTGCCGGACTGGTGGTTGGGCGGCTCGGCGCCATTCTCAGTGCATTTGCCGGGGCGATCGTGATCGCAAGAGGAGGTGCGGATGGCTACCTCGGGCTGCTGGCATTCGCGATGACTGGTGCAATGGTCGCCATCCTTTTGCTCAAGAACCATATCCCGCGCGCGACAACTACCACACGCCGGTGA
- a CDS encoding 2-dehydropantoate 2-reductase: protein MKNIETVTVVGAGAMGCYFSGRLAENGFRVQIVDVDQARLEAMRLEGITLHDDLGTRAVAISGGLATEVAGEVDVLIVFTKGQYTAAAVQSVRHLISPNTIVLTLQNGLGNAETIAAVQTPAHVLIGVTDVPADLEGPTTVSSHGKGHIWLGQYETSDNDDVARVAACLQAGGFDAVVDNNVRVPIWEKVAFNAALNALCTVTMVPVGGLAGEVGLRLIARVTDEVAAVAKALDVPVDLPRILAKIDFALNNHQGHKPSMLQDRLANRRTEIDFINGAVSRLGRDAGIPTPTNDVLVDLIRVIEG from the coding sequence TTGAAAAATATCGAAACTGTTACCGTCGTTGGCGCCGGTGCTATGGGCTGCTACTTTAGCGGCCGTCTGGCCGAGAATGGATTTCGTGTGCAGATCGTCGATGTCGATCAGGCACGTCTTGAAGCGATGCGCCTTGAGGGCATCACCTTGCATGACGATTTAGGCACACGCGCCGTCGCCATATCAGGGGGGCTTGCCACCGAGGTGGCAGGCGAGGTCGATGTGCTGATCGTATTTACCAAAGGGCAGTACACGGCCGCCGCAGTCCAATCCGTCCGCCACCTGATCAGCCCAAATACCATTGTACTCACACTCCAGAATGGGTTGGGCAATGCTGAAACGATTGCTGCTGTGCAGACGCCCGCGCACGTCCTGATCGGCGTAACAGATGTACCAGCAGATCTGGAAGGCCCCACCACGGTGAGCTCCCACGGCAAAGGGCATATCTGGCTTGGGCAGTACGAAACCAGCGACAATGACGACGTTGCGCGCGTGGCTGCCTGCCTCCAGGCTGGCGGATTCGACGCTGTGGTCGACAACAACGTGCGCGTGCCGATCTGGGAAAAGGTGGCATTCAATGCAGCGCTTAATGCCCTGTGCACCGTCACCATGGTGCCGGTCGGCGGATTGGCGGGAGAAGTCGGGCTGCGCCTGATCGCGCGGGTGACCGATGAAGTTGCGGCGGTCGCCAAAGCGCTTGACGTGCCGGTGGATCTGCCCCGCATCCTGGCGAAAATCGACTTCGCGCTTAACAATCATCAGGGCCACAAGCCCTCAATGCTACAGGACCGTCTGGCCAACCGGCGCACGGAGATCGATTTTATCAACGGCGCGGTGTCCCGCCTGGGTCGGGACGCAGGTATCCCGACTCCGACCAATGATGTTCTGGTCGATCTAATTAGAGTGATTGAAGGCTGA